Proteins from a genomic interval of Desulfofustis limnaeus:
- a CDS encoding AAA family ATPase, translating to MSKIIAFAGKGGVGKTTVAALVVRHLAKQGQTPILAVDADPNSNLGETLGLQVPTTIGDIRETFMRDPQGVPSGMDKTIYLETLVEQALIEQPSFDLLVMGRQEGQGCYCMVNNILNKFTDRLAASYRYMVVDNEAGMEHLSRRTSGHVDWLYLVTDYSLRGLRAVGRINSMLDSLKLSVDNLGIIVTRAPQQLNETFRQEVEVIGLPIAGIIPDDPALLDFDMEKRSLMELPDNSPAVLAVDEILTATCPA from the coding sequence ATGAGTAAGATTATCGCCTTTGCCGGCAAGGGAGGGGTAGGCAAGACCACCGTTGCCGCCCTGGTGGTCAGACACCTTGCCAAGCAGGGCCAGACCCCGATACTGGCGGTGGACGCCGATCCCAACAGCAACCTCGGAGAGACTCTGGGGCTGCAGGTTCCCACCACCATCGGCGACATCCGGGAGACCTTCATGCGTGATCCCCAGGGGGTCCCGTCCGGCATGGACAAGACCATCTATCTCGAGACCCTGGTGGAACAGGCCCTGATCGAACAACCGAGTTTTGACCTGCTGGTCATGGGCCGCCAAGAAGGACAGGGCTGTTATTGCATGGTCAACAATATCCTCAATAAATTCACCGATCGGCTTGCCGCCAGCTACCGCTATATGGTAGTCGACAACGAGGCCGGCATGGAGCACCTGAGCCGGCGCACCAGCGGCCACGTGGACTGGCTGTACCTGGTTACCGACTATTCGCTGCGCGGCCTGCGGGCGGTCGGCCGAATCAATTCCATGCTCGACAGCCTCAAGCTGTCCGTGGACAACCTCGGCATCATCGTCACCCGGGCCCCACAGCAACTGAACGAGACCTTTCGCCAAGAAGTTGAGGTCATCGGGCTGCCCATCGCCGGGATCATTCCTGACGACCCGGCCCTGCTCGATTTCGACATGGAGAAGCGCTCGTTGATGGAGTTGCCTGACAATTCACCGGCAGTGCTGGCGGTCGACGAGATCCTGACCGCCACCTGCCCGGCCTAG